A single window of Candidatus Methanomethylicota archaeon DNA harbors:
- a CDS encoding 4Fe-4S binding protein — MVLVAVEFDGRGVTQTALLRAASDIICAAADKEGNPSLGYERYDDAPDRVGIPIKGFSVISKYEIPKDQAKIDAEDAALPVDKVPAPVCDTSHYKECYEEVAGEAMLYEPRSVDAVLVYDDTLIRGGEPWAHIGLQAIHEKLKDGGAIVVNSKRDPEYLLNFIPPTNKKYTLAVIDAEGMDKIFILPLIGAMLKVAPGIVSYRAVIAAVKERYKAEGIKKAEVVREAYNKVRFIEVPPATGPIQLKRRSRKFEEFPKWYEMPEGIVVFAPPVDTPNPHYKTDTFRTFRPVTDPEKCNKDGLCWLYCPDSARSPDPEKLFEINLEYCKGCGICAEVCPTKAIKMVNELEFKEARLW; from the coding sequence ATGGTATTAGTAGCTGTAGAATTTGATGGAAGAGGGGTAACACAAACAGCTCTATTAAGAGCTGCAAGCGATATTATATGTGCTGCTGCAGATAAAGAAGGAAATCCCTCTCTTGGATATGAAAGATATGACGATGCTCCAGATAGAGTAGGAATTCCAATAAAAGGTTTCTCTGTAATATCAAAATATGAAATTCCAAAAGATCAAGCAAAAATTGATGCTGAAGATGCAGCTCTTCCTGTGGATAAAGTACCTGCTCCTGTTTGTGATACTTCTCACTATAAAGAATGCTATGAAGAAGTTGCTGGTGAAGCTATGCTTTATGAACCAAGATCAGTTGATGCTGTATTAGTATATGATGATACCTTAATAAGAGGAGGAGAACCTTGGGCTCATATTGGTTTACAAGCAATACATGAAAAATTAAAAGATGGAGGGGCAATAGTAGTAAATAGTAAAAGAGATCCTGAATATTTATTAAACTTTATACCACCAACAAATAAGAAATACACATTAGCTGTAATAGATGCTGAGGGTATGGATAAAATCTTTATACTTCCATTAATAGGTGCAATGCTAAAAGTAGCACCTGGAATAGTTTCATATAGAGCAGTTATTGCAGCTGTAAAAGAAAGATATAAAGCTGAGGGTATAAAGAAAGCAGAAGTAGTAAGAGAAGCTTATAATAAAGTAAGATTCATAGAAGTACCACCTGCAACAGGGCCAATTCAATTAAAGAGAAGATCAAGGAAATTTGAAGAATTTCCAAAATGGTATGAAATGCCTGAAGGTATAGTAGTATTTGCTCCTCCAGTAGATACTCCAAATCCACATTATAAGACAGATACATTTAGAACATTTAGACCAGTAACAGATCCTGAAAAATGTAACAAAGATGGACTATGTTGGCTATATTGTCCAGATTCTGCAAGAAGTCCAGATCCTGAGAAGTTATTTGAAATAAACTTAGAATATTGTAAAGGTTGTGGAATTTGTGCAGAAGTTTGCCCAACTAAAGCAATTAAGATGGTTAATGAATTAGAATTTAAGGAGGCGAGATTATGGTAA